The sequence CAGTCAGTGCAGATACttttctagctctgaatttCTGCAACTGTGTCatagaaaatgcttttaagttGAAACTACAGTGCATCAGTGGAACTGCAGATCTGTATGTGAGGATGGAGGATGAGCCTCTGTCTCTCCGAACTGGGTGTACAGAGCTTGTGCTCTCAGCCATCTTGTTACGGGCACATCATGGAGTGCAGGGAACTGCTTTGGGGAAAAGTCACCGCACATACAGTGCTCCTGGAGATGCACAATGCTGTTGAGGGGAAGACTGGAGCACAGGAGGGAACACCTCAAAATTAGGTCTGAATGAGCTGGTTTATTGTGATCTTCCAGTTTAGTAGCTCTGCTCTACCAAGAGACCCCAAAACACTGTGATTTTGGGTGCTGTATTGAAGGGGAAGCTTCTAAGGACAACAGTATATGCACAGGTGGCTGAAACATTTTCGTGCCTCAAATGCCTGCTTACTGCTCAACCCTTCTGGGGAAGAGATCGGTGGCGGTTTCTCTTGGGGGGCACAGTTGCCCATGGTGAAACCTGTGAAGCAGAGCAGTCCTGGTGAATGTGCACTGTAGCTAAGCCTCACTTACGGTTAGGCTGAACTATCTGTCCCGTGCATTTGTTTTGGTCAACTACATTATTGGAGGGGAAAATGAGGAAGGTATTGAGGGGTGGGTTGATGTTGCACTGCCAGAAGTGGAGAATTGAGTATGTGGCTCAGGTATATGAGTGTGAAGCAGCTGGTAGTTTTCCTGCTTATGCCATCTTGAGCCTTTTAAGAAAGATTTGCACCAACTATTCCCCCTGGGGTTTAAGGAGAAACTGTCCCACAGGCAAGGAAAAACATCGCTGTCCTGGAGAAGGTACGGATGAGTTAGCTGGGGCTCGGAGCTCATGACATGACAGGTCTTCCATTTCTTCTACTGCATGCTTATCAAGGAAAATGATCAATTTTCATACTGTTCAAACTCGCAGtctctaaaataaatacataaactCAAGCAGGCATGAAGTATTTCCAGTAtagcagaacaaacaaaaaaagtacttGACTCCTGATGTAATAAGATAATGCGAACAAGTTATTGGTTTCCTGTGGCGTGAAGTAAGGCTGGAATAGCTCGTGTGCTGCTTGCCAAAATGGGAAGTCTGCACCTCGACCTGTATGGCCGGCTGTCCTggcatgtttgttttcctagGTGGAAACAGCTCTGATAAACTAAAGCTCCCAGTTGAAAGAACTCTTTATTTTGTGTCAGGTAAATACAGAATCTCCTGATGCAACTTTGCACTGTGTAAACTTAAATGTCTCTGagtacagaaaataaagcagttgGTCTGCGTTAGTCTCTTAATCACAGAGTTTAAACATGGTACCTTGTACTGCGAAtggcaggagaaggaaggggggggataCAAGAAACCAAGCCACAGTATGCTGAAATATTGACAAGTTAAGCTTTTGACCAGTCTAGGAACGATGctcttaaaacataaaatacctttttttcccctataaaTAACAGCTCTAAGAGAAATGAGAAGTGGACCTGTTGGGAACTTAGCATTGATGCGCTGGTACTAGTGGAAGAGCAGGAGGGCTATGATTACAATAAGAAATGGCATTAAAATATGGATAATAGTACTTGTATTCAGGAAGTTATATCTAAATATCGTAGCAAGAGTAAGTGGTAGGATgcaaaaaaaatgccaaaacccaaaccaagtTTAACTCGAAAGTGACTTTGCTATAATTAAGTGTGTTGTGCTCTCATGATTTGGAGCAGCTCTagcttctgtttgttttttctgcacATGATATTCCCCTGCAAATGATACTTTAGAACTGAGTAGACTAGAGGGATTTGTTTATGCAAAACTTAGTAATGAGAGGACTTAATGTAAACTGAAGCGTTTAGATGTATTCAGGCTTAACTGTAAATCAGTGAGATTAGATATGCTTGAACTGCGTTCTGATATCCTATACTGAAGGAATACTTAAGTTGTTGAATATACTAATCTGCCAGAACAACGTTAATACCATTCAAATGAAGCTTGCTGTTCTTTCTGTGAGACTTTTAGTGCCTCGTGGAAAGGGGATGATGTCGATCTCTAAAACTTTCATTTTGTAATTCCAGGTACATCAGAAATTCCACAAAAGTTCAGCAGAGAAGGAGAAGCTCAGATTGCAAAGAGTAAGGCATTTTCACTGACATAGAAAGTTAGCCTGCTGTGCTTTTGCATTGAATAGTAAGCAAAGCCCTTTGCGTTTCATCTTAGTCCACTTAGAACATCtcttttcctggttttcctCACTGATGAATATGGAAGAATCTTAATGCATGCAGTTAAAGTACTTGGCTCGTTCCAAAGCTGCTTAATGCATACATAATGAAGTGTGGGTGGCCTGCACTGCATTTCTGTGCACTTTGGTAAGAGATTAAGAAACTGTAAATGTTGCTGACTGCttgtcaaaatgcttttgagaattttttctAAACCCTTCCTGAGAGGGTAGGTGCAGCCTGCTAAGTGGACAGATACAAGTGAAATTTTCAAGAGCCCTCTATTTAGGGTCGGTTCCTGCTTCATCATTCTCACCCTTCCCCCTTTTAAGCCACAAAACATAGGGTCTGCTCTTCATTAATAAGTGAGGCAAATGGGCTGCTGTGTTTATGGCTTGCTGAAGAAACTGTGGGATGTCACTGCTGGAAATGCTCAAGCTCCGGTCTGTTTGCTTGAATGCAGCTAGTCAGCAAACTCTGTTCCGTAACAAAAAGGCGGTGCGATAATTTTGCTGTCCGTTCTGCTTTCAGTCATAAACTGCTAAATATAAAGGAGGCTGATGGATCACATGGAGTTCTTGAACAGTCAGTGCTGCATGAGTGGGATTTGCCTGCTGGAAAACTGAATGTTATTTTAACTGCAGTTCGGAAGGCCTGTGCTTATGAATTCTTATTGTGTTTCTTAGTAACTAGTTCATAAAGTTGGTAGGGTACTGTTGTGTGTTTTATATAAGCTCTGTGTGATTGAGCCTGCTCCCGAGATGCTCGCTTTTTACAGCGCCCCATATAGAAGTCCAATCTGTTGTGTTCTTCCATTCTATACGTATGTTAAAAATAGCAGTAATGTGAGGGAGAGATGAGAATGGAAGCTTTATTAcactaaaaattaaatagacCCGCCAATCTTGCTGTTAACTTCACACCATTTTCCAAACTACCCAGTAAATTTTCACTGATTACCATGACTCAGTTCTGACAGTATTGGGTTTTTTACCATTGGCACCATTTTGTATGCTGGTTGCCTTCTGCAGTTATTTGTACATTGTGACACTGTTCAGTAAGTCTTGATGTTGCCAAGAAGAgatgtgaaataaataaaacgAAACTGAAAATACACAGTGAGGATATTTGTATGTCTGAGCGCAGACATACCCTAGTTTCCTGGTGAAGTCACCAATGCCTACAATGTAGGGAAGCtatctttctttaattttgcattttttagtAGGCGCGCTGCATTCTCCTTTATGTTACTAGACCCATAATGAGAATTTCAGTTGCTTTGGGATGAAATACTGTGAACAGCAACACTTCCAATGTAATCTTCCCCCCATTGTTGCCACAGTGCCCCTTAAAGAAGCTTAGAGCGCCTGGTGTTGTCTGATTATCTAACACGGACTAACTCAAGTGACAATTTCTTTGCAAGCTCCAGGTCTTACAAAGCAGCTGCACAATCCAGAGTTTGGAGACTTCCATTACTGCCTGAGATAGGATTTTCTGATGACGTTTTTCACTTAGCGGTTTATAAAGCAAAATCAGATCAAATTcacttttcaaaattattccATGGTAGCCCTGCATTGATATGAAAGCTTAGCTCATGAGGTATGTATTTccaaagaaagtattttggaAACAATCTGAAATCttctattaaattaaaattttcttttttttaattcccgTATAATTTTCCATAATGCTACAATGGTAATGAAGATGACTCAAATGTAAAGCAAGTAGAATACAAAGCTTCCCTTGATGCTTAGAAAATAGAAACACCTCCATTTGTTAGGAGAAAAGAACAATTAATGCCTTCAGAGAGCCACTCCAAGGTAGCTCAGCTGGCTGAGGCAACAGGTAGCTGTGGTTAATAACCTTGTGTCCTGTGATAGCTAGAAATGATGCTGCAGGTCAAGCACTGGGTTGATGCAAGAATCTTCTCTAGTATCTCAGCTGAAGAAATGACGTCCTTATTTTACTCAAGTTTTTATGCCAGCAGCTATTACTGTGTACAAAGAGACAGCTTGCTTGATGGCTTGTTTCTGAATCAGGATCAGGAGCGTGCCGACAAGCTGCAGAAGTTGCAagcagaaagggaggaaaagggaaggctgaAAGAAGAAGCAAAAGCCGCAAAAGAGCGAGCAAAGGAGGAGGcgaagaagaagaaagaagaagagaaagagttgaaagagaaagaaaggagagaaaagaaagagaaagaagaaaaggaaaaagctgagAAGCTGAGAGTGAAGGAGGAGAAGCGCAAGGAGAGGCAGGAAGCTTTAGAGTAAGTGGCTTGGTTTCCACAGGTCCTGGGGAATAATGTGTAATGGTGTGAGCACCTTTTCATACCCACCTTAACTGTCCCTTCTAGAGGCTATATTGGTCAAACAGCATGTGCCTTTTTGTCATGGGGTATGTTTTAAGCGCTTGACAGACAGGATATACGCGACCCTAGTCTCAGCAGCACTTTTTGCTTGCAGGCTGACCTGGGCTTCTGATTTGAAATGGCTGAAAAGAGCTGTCATGCTCTACTGAGTTTTCCCTTCATGACCAGTCTTGCTTGTACTCTTGCAATTTGCTGGCACTGGTGCCCTGTCTGTTGAGGAAGTTGCTTGTAACTTGATAATACCATAAATACCCTTTCCTGGTATTGAGGGCAACTTGAAGCAGCCTAGCTACTTTGTGGCTAGAACAGGTCAATGTTTGCTCTAGAAGGAACCAAGAGAGTCTTCTGTACACTTAACCAAGTATGGTCCTTGGTGAAATTGATAGATTATCTTCTTGCCTAGCATGATGGGGTCTTAGTCAAGATCTGGGGCTTCTCACCTCTTCCTCAGTGCAAATAAACACTTCATGGTTTGTGACAATTAAAAAGAACTTTATATTAAAGGGCAAGACTcgaggagaagagaaagaaagaagaggagaaacggttaagagaggaggaaaaggtaAATGCTTTCTCTAGCTTGTCTCTAAATTCTTCTGCTACGGTGAAATGATGTTAATGGGCTCCCTGGCACCCTGCCGACGGCTGCCGAGCTGTTCGCAACAGGGCTCCTGCAGCTACTGTGGTTCTCCAGGCAGTGTACCCTGCTTTGGTACCGCTTGGGAGTGAGCAGGTCCATTTGGGATGCAGCCTGTCTGATCTGATGTGGTGGTGCTGCTCCACCAGTTATACTGTGCAGGTTTCTTGTCTGTTACTTCCGTGCATGTTGGTGTCTTTGCTTTTACCTGTTAAagtcttttctgcatttgttttttcagtgcCCATGAGTGAACTCTATCCTTTGTCTTAGCAATGACATTGGAATCCACATAGCTGTGTTAGAGAAGACAATTAGTTTTCTGTTGAGTTACAGGAGCTGGTAAATGACTGAACTTTGCTTTATACCTCACTAGATTTGAAGTTGGGTCATGCATGAGCTCACCCTGAATTATAAGGCCTTGTCCTACCTTTGTGTTTataatttgcattttgcttCTGATTTCAGCGTATTAatgcacagaaagcagaaattacGAGGTTCTTCCAGAAACCAAAGACTCCACAAGCCCCGAAGGTGAGGTATTGCTGTTCCTGTGTTTTGTTGGTCTTTCATTAGTTGTCTTGTAACAAATAGACCGATATCCTTCTGATCTGTCCCTTAGAGCTTCTTAGGTGGACAAAGCATTAGTATTTCTTATTTCCTAATTTCAAAAGTgtaaaggatttaaaaaaatgtctgtgACCAGAGCAGAGACTACAACAGAGTTTTGTAGTTGCTTTAGTAAAAATTTCAGCTCTGTCTTCTGCTGCATTGGCTGTGAAGACCTAGATTCCCTTGAGAAGATCTGTTGGAGTCTCAGATAGGAAGGGCTTAACTTAAATCTTCACTCAAACTTCAGCACCTGGTATTGAGTTTTGTTGTATATCTTGACTGTGTTGGTGCTGCAGTTTCTCACAGTCCTCACTTAATATTTCAGATTCTTGCTGGCTCTTGTGGAAAGTTTGCTCCTTTTGAAATTAAGGAGAACATGGTCTTAGCTCCCCTCTGTCGTATTGCCCTGGATCCAGACTTCTTAGACCAGCTGGATAAGCTCCTGCGTGCACAGAATAGTGAAGTTTCTTTCTTGAGGGATCTAAAGTGTCGTAAACCACGTAAAACTGGACCTACTTTTGTCAGTAACAGCACTGACATAGTAAACAGGTTAgtctgtgttttgggggttttcttcactttttttacATAATGAACTGCAGAATGGTTTTGAGATCATCTTATTCTAATATTGGAGATGATGGAAAGATGGAGCTTTTCTTTGAATACTCCTTTTGTATGAGAATTGTTTCTATGGGGAGCAGTACGTTATAATCTAGATTTCCTTCATTCCGTACAACGCTTCTCAAATCCTTCACTATGGGAAATCTTGTGCTTCAGACAGCTGCCTTTCAGCACTGGACACTAGTGGCCTTAGTGGTGTTTGTCTTTTGatagttttaaaaagtaaacatacCAATAACTAAACCAGAGCTGCTGTAGGGTTGTAGTTAAGGAGGGGGGTGGCTTGTCTGGAACCCATATTCTTGCAAGCACATAGGGAGTGCCTGTTCTAATGAACTCAAGCTCTGGGTTGGTACTGTGGCTAAACTGAAGCTTTCTGTAAGAAGTTTTCCTGAGCAGCAGGAAAGTGTTCTGTAAGTACTGAAGATGGTCTCTTGTTTTAACAGTGATGTCGTGGTAGTGGATAACTGCAAAACAGATGCTGTTCCTGAAAGGGGGAAATTTGGTAGAATGAAACTTCTGCAGTTTTGTGAGAATCACCGTCCTGCATACTGGGGCACATGGAACAAGAAAACCACTATGATCCGTCCCAGGAATCCTTGGTCAAAGGACAGTGTAAGCACCTCACAGGCAGTGTAGTtggattctttttcttcatgctcTTGAAGCGGATGTGTGGTTGGCCAAGTTCATTGGTTCTCTGGGATTTCTGATCCACTTGCATGTTCCCTCTTGCTACTGAGTTTTGAAACCCTGAATGGGGTCTGGTGTCatgctttcaaattatttacagaaatgaCATGTTGGCATTTCTTCCAGAAACTACTGGACTATGAAGTAGATAGTGATGAAGaatgggaagaggaggaacCAGGAGAAAGTCTCTCCCATAGTGAAGGGGTAAGGGTTCCACGTGCTGAAAAATAGCTTTCTGAACCAATTGCATTTGTCAGTGTAATTTCTAACAGGCAGAGTTTATTTTTAGGAtgatgaggaggagggagaggatgaAGATGATGACGATGGCTTTTTTGTACCCCATGGGTACCTATCTGAAGATGAAGGAGTGACAGAAGTAAGTGAACTAGGTGTCACTGGATTTCCATCTCTGTTTCCAGTGAATCATGTAATAAATAttggcagaggaagaaagcGTGTGGTCTTGGCAGTGGTATAACTCATCTCAGATCTGCATGGTTCAGGAGCAGACTTCTGTAGCTCAGGGAACATGCtaaaaagctgcatttaaaaagcttttgtttttcctggaaTGGATGTATCGAGTTCTTTCTTGCCTGTGGCTTTAGGAGTGCGATCCAGAGAATCAGAAGGTTCGtcaaaagctgaaagcaaaggaaTGGGATGAACTGATGGCCAAGGGGAAGAGGTTCCACGTTCTACAGCCTGTGAAAATGGGCTGTGTCTGGGAAAGCGCAGAAAATGACAGCAGCACGAATGCGGACCTAAAGGTTCTCCAGCAGTTCACAGCGTGTATCCTGGATTCACCTGTTgcagaggaagaacagcagaTACAGAAATGTagcaaaaaaagagcaaaagatcAGCAAAGTAAGACCTGAAGGGCTAAATAATTGTACTTATGGACTGTTGTACTCCACTTTGGAGCGAATAGATTTTTGTATTGAGTGTCACATTCAGAATGACTTGTTTAAGACAAGTCTGAAATCCAAGGCATCGCTGTGAGAGTTCTTGGAAAGGTGTTTTCTGGCATTGCATCCAGTATGGCCTTAGTTACACTCTCCAAAACCTCTTGCTCTAGTTATCTAGGAAATGAAGCCAACAAGACTTCAGTAAACTCAGATTTAGGCCTGCTTACTGAAAGTGTTCAAGCCCATTGACCCATTTATTGTTTAGTTTGTGTGACAGGCTTCAGTACTGAGTATCTCTTGTACCTGCTTAACACAAGGATGTGAATAATGCACATGAAGGCTAGAACAGGGGTTGAAGCTTTCACTTCAGGGGGTCATTATTATTGGGGGTGACTTTTCCACATCAAATTTAGCTCCCGTTACTATCCCATATCTAAAATTAATCTCAGCCTATTTGTCCTCTTTCTGGACCGTATGTACTGATCAGTTACGTCAGCTTGGCTTTTCTCAACCTTTAAACAGTTCTTCCCCACAACCTTTGTGCatcctttcttctctgcagtcCTTGGCCAGCTTCTGCCGCTGCTGCATGGCAACGTGAACGGGAGCAAAGTGATCATCCAGGAATTCCAGGAGTGCTGCCGGCAAGGACTGTTCAGTGATGTGACTGCAGCCGCCGACTGTAGCGACACAAGCCCCGCGAGCCCCCACACCTCCCGGCCGCAGACGCCTGTTGGTGAGGACAGTGGTGTCCCTTCCAAAGCGAGGCTAAAGCGAATCATTTCTGAGAACTCTGTGTACGAGAAGAGACCTGAATATAGGATGTGCTGGTATGTCCACTCGGAGGTGCTGAAGAGTTTTGATCAAGAGCATCTCCCCGTCCCTTGTCAATGGAACTACGTCACCCAAGTCCCTTcttcagggaaggaggagggtggCAGCGTGCCAGGCGTGGCGGTCCTGCAGACCACCCCCGTGTCGGTAAAGAGGAAGTCCACCGGAAGCATGTCCATCACTAAATTCATGAAAAGGCCTCGGGATGCTGAACAGGTGAGTTCCTGTTGCGGTGCTCTTCCCTAATAAAGAACGATGGGAATGTAGCTGTGCGTCTTCCGTAGGCGAGCATCCTGGCATGGTTCCCAGATTGGCCTAGATGAGCAGAGTCAAAATATTAAGCTACAGACACTGTCCCTCACACAAAAAGACCCTTTTTGTGGGGAAAGAAGTGAAATTATGTGACTCTAAAGAGATGGGTTTCTTTTGTGTGTCTCCAGCTTGGACTGTCTGTTCCATTTGAAATGTTGCTCTCCTGCTGTTCTTCCATTTTCTGCTATTTGGCAGTGATTGCATCCAAGCTGTGAATAGTTTCTGAGTGTCTGTTTGGCCTTGGTTTTACAGCTGTATATAATTTGTATGCAggtttttatgtgtgtgtatggcTGCCAGATGTATAGCCTGAGCTGGTGACTTACATCAGTTGCATGTGTACTGATTAAATGTGGTTCCTAAGTGCTGCAACTCAACCCATAATAGTCTGTAAAGTCTCTGGCTTATACTGTCATACATAAAGCTGAATTTCAAGAGctagtttaaaaatataataattcaTAGGAACAAAATGAGATGGATTTGGAGTAGTTGCTACTCCAGTTCTAAGCTTTGTTGTGGTCGTCTTGTTGTTTGCTTCTGCTGTTGAGGGTAACCACAGGTAGTATTAAGAGCTTAATGATCCAAAAGGATGACTGAAAAGCGTGCGATGGGTGCTTTAGCTGTGTGATGCTCTGTCACGCATTTAAGACAGTGAGGCTTTAGGTCCTGAAGCTTGGTGTTATCAACTGTTTGCCTCCAAACATACAGGCAGGACAGGGTTTGCACTGTCTGTGGATTTATTCCTCATCCCCTGTGGACAAGGGGGTGAGGAAAGAAGTCACAGGCAAGGCTTTTTATGCTTTTCATTCCCACTTTATTCTTGTCTTCTTTGGCTTTTCTACTGAAGAAGCTCTGCACTCAAGTATTGATAGGGATCAGAGACTTGTGAGAAGCTGTTCAGCCCCCAAACTCCATCTGCTTAGGTTTTTTCTTACACACTAAATAAAGGCAGAGATAAAAATCTCTGCTTGGTGCCCACTGGAAATTCTGCTTATAACTGACTACTTGAGCAGAAATAGCAAAACAAAGGCTTTTAGTAGAATTACGTCATCAGCCTGAATTCTTCGAAGCTCTCGAAAGCATCTTAAAGCTGCCCTTGTGAGGTGCGGTGCAGCGCAGCTCAGAGCAAAGGTGTCAGAGTCCTGAAAGCCCTTCATGCCTGACATCTAAATCAGCACTGCTCAGGTATTGAGATCCTGTCCTTCCTGTCAAGCAAGGCTGGAGCTTGGGGAGAGCCTAGGAATGAGGCTGGTAGGTCAAGGCTGCCAGGTTCTCTACCCCCGGCATGTGTTACTCTGCCATGAAGCTTGCGCCAGGACTCATGTAAAAGAAGGTGCTCTTATGTaagctgcagagagagaaaaactcaGTATTGAAGTGGGCTGTACCTGCACACGTGTAGGAGGGGAATACATAATCTGAAAACTGTGACTTACTTTAAATTTACATCTTTCATTAGTCTTCTCTTGGAACAGCTTGTAGGGGTAGGGACCAGGTTCTAGGTCTGAGATTTTCATTCCACCGTTCCAGttagggaggggaaaaaacccaaaaacattTGCAGCTGTTCAATACTGAGCAACTTCAGTTTGCATCACTCCTTGTATTCATTTTTGCAATTCAAAGTGAGTAGTTTGTGCTGCTCCCATGGCAGCAAATAAGGTCACCAAGGGAAGAACTGTCGCCCCTCCCTGAATAAAAGCTAATTGGCAAAGATGAggaggattttggggggagaaCATGCTACCAACTCAACAAGCAAAAGTCATTTTCCATcttcagaaggaagaaagcatcCAAAATAatcagcagaggaggaagagatttcccttccaaaaaaccaacaaaactgaGTCAGTTTTCAGTTAAGGTTTGAACTGACTTTTCTATGTGTAGGCTGTTCATCGCATTGTGTAATAGTGAAACATCTTGGAGCAGAAGCTTGGCATGCTTCCTGCTGTATGTGCCATTGCAGATGAGGCCTTTTATCAAAAGTCAGTGTCTGTTGAAGCCAGGGGTTGCTgatttttattcccccccccccccaatatgcCTGACTGATCAGACCGTGCTGTGAGTCCTAACTGGGAGAAGTGCCTACTGTAGTCCTTCACAGCACTGACTGTGCTTGGTCTTGCACATCAGCACCATCAGCTtgctgatactttttttttttttcccttaaggcTGAAGCTGTGGAGATGGATGGATTTCAGGCAGACACcgaggaagatgaggaagatGATGACTGCATGATTGTGGATGTACGGCCAGGCAAAGGtaggaaaataaatcaatagCAGTCTCTTGGTAGGTGCTCTCTCCCACAAGGGAGAGTACGACAGTGGGAACGGTGTGTGGCTAAACCTGTTGCAGTTTTTCTGCCACTTTTTCACCAAGCCTTGTGCTCTTCTCTTGAGATGTTTTTTTCTAGGTACTTCTctgctttttatgttttattctagatgcttctttgttttttatgGTCTTCTCTAACCTGCTCTtgccctttcttccctccttccaccAGTTGACTAAATAGTGCAAAGTGCTTGTGACTAGCATTTGGCTGCCAGTAttaccttcccccccccgcctttttttttttgtctgataaGAAAAGTGAACACTGGGGTCAGTATCAGCAGATCCACTAACTATTGGTAAATGTTGCCAAGCAGGGCTGGTCTCTGGGGCATGCATACTTATGTTCAGAGCCCTTCCAGGACTGACAAGGTCTGGAGCATAacttcccctctgctgccttctcGAAGTCTTCGGTGCATGCTGAATTGTCTGTTCTGAAGGAAATAACATCAGATAATAACCAAGCTCTTAGATGTTTGACAGGTGAGGGCTCTGATCAACACTGTGCAGCTCTTCTCTAGAATCTAAGCAGTTGCTTATATTTGTGTCCCAGTTATCCCTTGGAAAATGGCTTTCAAATCT comes from Haliaeetus albicilla chromosome 8, bHalAlb1.1, whole genome shotgun sequence and encodes:
- the CHAF1A gene encoding chromatin assembly factor 1 subunit A isoform X2 — translated: MECRDKAAAPPRKLVQARLPFKRLNPVPKEKYDADSEVKKVKSSQSGFGPGKDSSLDASHVSLDNVENDCQLHSDVTFSPKLVNGKGPLDHFIQKNAKDNTNETVIVIELTKDSSHRLSDDVDHVNFDSKASSSLAITNGTLGKEINQLRCLNSPQSSQMYDSMETDAPCEAVANKDEDLVDGIQSCSGLTECDNVEDTKVNQSELKDVIFEGKMPVVLLEDIMTAKSPKVASLDGSVTSENETMESSHGDSGLTNSSLSSHSVSSPEAQPAAETKRNTSPLAASTPVRKVHQKFHKSSAEKEKLRLQRDQERADKLQKLQAEREEKGRLKEEAKAAKERAKEEAKKKKEEEKELKEKERREKKEKEEKEKAEKLRVKEEKRKERQEALEARLEEKRKKEEEKRLREEEKRINAQKAEITRFFQKPKTPQAPKILAGSCGKFAPFEIKENMVLAPLCRIALDPDFLDQLDKLLRAQNSEVSFLRDLKCRKPRKTGPTFVSNSTDIVNSDVVVVDNCKTDAVPERGKFGRMKLLQFCENHRPAYWGTWNKKTTMIRPRNPWSKDSKLLDYEVDSDEEWEEEEPGESLSHSEGDDEEEGEDEDDDDGFFVPHGYLSEDEGVTEECDPENQKVRQKLKAKEWDELMAKGKRFHVLQPVKMGCVWESAENDSSTNADLKVLQQFTACILDSPVAEEEQQIQKCSKKRAKDQQILGQLLPLLHGNVNGSKVIIQEFQECCRQGLFSDVTAAADCSDTSPASPHTSRPQTPVGEDSGVPSKARLKRIISENSVYEKRPEYRMCWYVHSEVLKSFDQEHLPVPCQWNYVTQVPSSGKEEGGSVPGVAVLQTTPVSVKRKSTGSMSITKFMKRPRDAEQAEAVEMDGFQADTEEDEEDDDCMIVDVRPGKDSTLAVAETASESRGTRAAHQDTSMVSPSNTV
- the CHAF1A gene encoding chromatin assembly factor 1 subunit A isoform X1 gives rise to the protein MRRGGTACAPPPAPAIALGLGHRAVAGLQLPETLAVPALLPSAPARPGGGHSLAVAAAAISRPGSGPSLSQRGGRLRPSARCWEKATPGKGYPDLSGAGPGAAPPLAPLPPGEQAGLEARPMECRDKAAAPPRKLVQARLPFKRLNPVPKEKYDADSEVKKVKSSQSGFGPGKDSSLDASHVSLDNVENDCQLHSDVTFSPKLVNGKGPLDHFIQKNAKDNTNETVIVIELTKDSSHRLSDDVDHVNFDSKASSSLAITNGTLGKEINQLRCLNSPQSSQMYDSMETDAPCEAVANKDEDLVDGIQSCSGLTECDNVEDTKVNQSELKDVIFEGKMPVVLLEDIMTAKSPKVASLDGSVTSENETMESSHGDSGLTNSSLSSHSVSSPEAQPAAETKRNTSPLAASTPVRKVHQKFHKSSAEKEKLRLQRDQERADKLQKLQAEREEKGRLKEEAKAAKERAKEEAKKKKEEEKELKEKERREKKEKEEKEKAEKLRVKEEKRKERQEALEARLEEKRKKEEEKRLREEEKRINAQKAEITRFFQKPKTPQAPKILAGSCGKFAPFEIKENMVLAPLCRIALDPDFLDQLDKLLRAQNSEVSFLRDLKCRKPRKTGPTFVSNSTDIVNSDVVVVDNCKTDAVPERGKFGRMKLLQFCENHRPAYWGTWNKKTTMIRPRNPWSKDSKLLDYEVDSDEEWEEEEPGESLSHSEGDDEEEGEDEDDDDGFFVPHGYLSEDEGVTEECDPENQKVRQKLKAKEWDELMAKGKRFHVLQPVKMGCVWESAENDSSTNADLKVLQQFTACILDSPVAEEEQQIQKCSKKRAKDQQILGQLLPLLHGNVNGSKVIIQEFQECCRQGLFSDVTAAADCSDTSPASPHTSRPQTPVGEDSGVPSKARLKRIISENSVYEKRPEYRMCWYVHSEVLKSFDQEHLPVPCQWNYVTQVPSSGKEEGGSVPGVAVLQTTPVSVKRKSTGSMSITKFMKRPRDAEQAEAVEMDGFQADTEEDEEDDDCMIVDVRPGKDSTLAVAETASESRGTRAAHQDTSMVSPSNTV